The following DNA comes from Bacillota bacterium.
GCACATTTTTAGGCTGGATTCTATCAAAAATATTAAGTCTGCTGGCGGGCTTTTACCTCAGCGGTGAGGGTGCAGGTGGTGAGAGCCCGATAACGTTTATTGTCCCACTATGGCTTGCTATATTCGCAATTGTTTTTGCTATGGGTATAGGTTTAGCAGCTGGGATATACCCCGCCTTAAGGGCCGCAAGGTTAAATCCGCTTATCGCATTGCGTCATGAGTAAATTGGTCAAGCCCATTAAGGAGGTAGTGTAGGTGGAATCGATAAGGAATCTTGCACGCGTTGTAGTTAAGCCATCTAGGGTGTTTGAATGGATTAAGGAGAATCCGGTTTGGTGGGTGCCAATAATTTTATTGGTTATCACCTCGGTTATTTTCGCGGTAGTAAGCGTGCCACTATCTATTGAGGTTAGCCAGAAAGCACTATCAAGCAACTCCAACATATCGCCCGAACAAGCAGCCCAGGCTAAAAAAATGATGGAATCACCGCTTTTTAGTGTCATAGCTGCAGCCTCAGCTTTTATTGGGACTATTATAGCTTTCTTCGTTCAGTCTGCTTTGTTGCATCTTGGCGCTTACATATTCGGCGGACGTGCTAAATTTTCTGTTGGTTTAGCAACTGTTGGGTATGCCCAGATTCCAATAGTTATCCAGCAGATCATCCAATCCGCATATATGGTTGCAAGCGGCAAAATAGTCGTCCCAGGTCTTTCCGCACTGCTCCCCAGCAGCAGGGCAGCAACCCCCCTTGGAGTGATGCTTGCCCGCATCGATGTCTTTGGCATATGGTCTATCATTCTCCTTATAATAGGGTTCTCGTTCACATACAAGATAACAAAAACTAAAGCAGCGGCAGTTACAGTTGGCTACTGGGCGCTTGGCACGATTTTCGCTGTGCTATCTGTACTGTTAAGCATGTCTTTTAAACCGGCCGGTTAGTCGCCAAGTTATTATCCGCATATTTTTATCCAGAATTTATCACGTTCATCCAAAATTTATCTATTGACTTAACTATCGTCTTGGTTCATGCTTGTTTAAAAATAGTAACTTGTAGAGTAATTATTATGTCGGTACGAAATGCATTACTGGGTTTATTAGGTCAGCGGCCCAGACACGGCTATGAGCTCCATGCTGCATTTGAAGCAGTAGTTGGCGGTGAGGAGATTTGGGATGTCAAGCCTGCCCAAATCTATACAACGCTGTCGCGGTTAAAGGAAGGTGGGCTGGTTATCGAAAAGACTTTGGACCAAGATGGAGGGCCAGAAAAGCGCATCTATGAAATAACTGCTGAAGGAAAGCATGAGCTGGCAAACTGGCTAAACACGCCGGTTACGGGAGAGCACCAACGTGATGAGTTCTTCGTTAAGCTAATGATCAGTCTGGCGACTAAAGAAGCAGACCCGCGAACGGTTATCTACACGCAGCGTGCCAGCCTTTATAAAGAGTTGCACGATATCACTCTTCAGCGCACCTCATCTGATCCAGCGTCTGAGCTAGCCCATATAATGATGCTCGACAGAGCAATTATGCATCTTGAGGCAGATTTGCGCTGGCTTGATATGATCGAGGCGCGTATTGAAGAGATACGAAGGCAGCCGCTTCCCGAACCAGAACCGCGCCCACGCGGACGACCTCGCAAATACCGCTAGGCATTCTTTGGAGGTGCAAACATTGGCAATTGTAGAAACAAAAGATCTCACTAAAATCTATGGCAAGGGTGAAACCGCTGTTACTGCACTTAACAGGGTGAATTTGCAAATTGAGACAGGGTCATTTGTTGCTGTTATGGGACCGAGCGGATGCGGCAAGTCAACTTTGCTTCACCTTATCGGCGGCCTGGATAAGCCGACTTCGGGAATCGTAGTTGTTGATGGACATGACTTAGCAAAGCTCAACGACACGGAGTTAACCGAACTGCGGAGGCGCAAGATTGGTTTTGTATTCCAGTACTATAATCTAATACCAGTCCTCAGCGCGCAAGAAAACGCAGCTTTGCCGCTTATCCTAGATGGAGTTAAGCAATCCAGGGCGCTGGCACTTGCAAGGGAATGGCTTAGCCATGTGGGTCTTAAGGATAGGATTAACCATAAGCCGAGTGAACTATCTGGAGGTCAGCAACAACGCGTTGCAATAGCGCGGGCTCTTGTATCCGAGCCGGTCCTTATTTTGGCAGATGAGCCAACCGGCAATCTCGACACCCGGGCATCAGACGAAATTGCTGTCTTGCTCAAGCATATATCAAAGCAATGGAGCCGCACGGTAGTAATAGTAACCCACGATCCCCGTATAGCAGCTTATTCCGACAAGATAATCTTTCTAAAAGACGGCTCGATAGTTGATGAGACCCAACTGTCACACAAAGACCCTGACGAAGAAAATGCCGTGCGCGAAAGGATGGGGCGCCTATAATGTTTACGCTAAAGCTTGCATTTCGTTATCTTGCGTCACGCAAGACACGCAGTGTTTTGACAACACTTGCAATTATCTTCGGCGTTATGATTATCTTTGGCCTTAACGGACTACTACCTTCCTTCGTGAAATCGTTTCAGCAAAGCATCGCGATTTCAAGCGGACAGGTGGATCTTAGTATAACGAGTGATACGCAGGGCAGCTTTGACAGCACCTTGGTAAACAAGGTGCTCAATATATCGGGAATAGACCAGGCAACGCCATTGCTGGTGCGGCCGATAATTATCCCTCCTTCACAGTCGCCGGTTAACAAGGAAGGGCAGCCGGTGAGTAATTTTAAGCTAAATGGTATTGATCCAGGGACGATCGACCAAGTACGTCCCTTAAGGGTAAAAAAGGGCCGTGCGCTATCGCATGCGGATAATAACCGCATGCTTATATCGAATAACCTGGCGAATGCAACCGGGCTAAAAGTGGGCGATACATTTGTATTGCCTTCAGGAACAGGGCAGGTGGAGTTCTCGATAGTGGGCCTTGTTGATGAGCCCCCTATTCCTGGTTCTGAGAATCTATACGTGCCGCTTAAAGATGCGCAAGACCTTCTAAGCCAGGAAGGAAAAATAAACGTCATTGAGGCTAAATTCGTCGATGGCGCAAAGCGTGAAGAAGTGCGAAAAGCTGTTCTTGACGCACTTGATGGCGGTTTTAAATTGGGTGGCGTTGAAGAGGGAAGTGAGTTTTTAGCGAGTATTAAGCTAGGACAGGCTATTTTTAATGTGCTTGGCATATTGGCTCTTACGATGGGTGGCTTCATTATCTTCAACACATTCCGCACAATTGTTGCCGAGAGGCGCAGAGACATTGCCATGCTGCGCGCTGTTGGCGCTACCCGCAAGATGATACTCGGTCTTATCCTTGCCGAGAGTTTGCTACAAGGCGTCATCGGGACTGCTATTGGCATGATCGCTGGATATGCTATGGCAGTCGGGGTGACTGCAGCACTAAGGTCGCTATATGTGAGTATGCTGCATCTCCCAGTCGGCGGGCCGGTATTTTCGCCGGCTACCTACCTAGCCGCAATTGGATTGGGTATCGGGGTAAGTGTCCTAAGCGGTCTCTTGCCCGCGTTTCAGGCAGGTCGTGTATCGCCTTTGCAGGTGATGTGGGAATCAGCGGTGGAAACGCGTGACAGAGCTATAACGAAGAGCGTTGTTGTTGGGGCAGCCTTGATAGTCATAGCAGTTTTAGGACTCATCTCAGGGAATGTAGAGCTGGCGTCGCTTGGCGCAATCCTGTTTCTCATCGGCCTTGTACTTACAGGACCTGCGCTGGTCAAACCAATCTCGCAAGTTTTTGGGCGGCTACTGGTTGCCGTTTTTACGCGCGAGGGGCAGATTGCTAAGGGAAACCTAACTCGTCATACCAGACGCTCTGCCATTACTGCCTCTGCGGTAATGATTGGCCTGGCTATTATTATTGCCGCCGTTGGTATGACGACGTCGGTATCCTCAGGCTACTTGGCTTATCTTGATAAAAGCATGCATGCCGACTATATCTTGATGCCGCAATCAATGTTACTGGGCGGCGGCAATGTCGGGGCAGGCCCCGATCTTGTGAAGCGAATTCGTGAAGTACCCGGCGTAGATGCAGTTACTACTATACGTTTTGCCGCATCCAAAACCGGTAAAGCTGATATACAGATACTCGGCATCGATCCGGCTGGGTATCCAACGGTATCCGGCCTTGACTTCTCAAGCGGTAATCCGGACTCGGCGTATTCTGCGCTTGCCCACGGGCGAGCAATGATTGTTAACGGCATTTTTGCCAGCCAAAATGGTATTAAGGTTGGGCAGAGCCTAACACTTAAAACACCCCAGGGACTGAAAACATACAGGGTTGCAGGAGTAGGAATGGACTACCTGAATGCTAAGCTCGCCACAGGCTATATTTCTCAGGATAAC
Coding sequences within:
- a CDS encoding PadR family transcriptional regulator; amino-acid sequence: MSVRNALLGLLGQRPRHGYELHAAFEAVVGGEEIWDVKPAQIYTTLSRLKEGGLVIEKTLDQDGGPEKRIYEITAEGKHELANWLNTPVTGEHQRDEFFVKLMISLATKEADPRTVIYTQRASLYKELHDITLQRTSSDPASELAHIMMLDRAIMHLEADLRWLDMIEARIEEIRRQPLPEPEPRPRGRPRKYR
- a CDS encoding YIP1 family protein, with translation MESIRNLARVVVKPSRVFEWIKENPVWWVPIILLVITSVIFAVVSVPLSIEVSQKALSSNSNISPEQAAQAKKMMESPLFSVIAAASAFIGTIIAFFVQSALLHLGAYIFGGRAKFSVGLATVGYAQIPIVIQQIIQSAYMVASGKIVVPGLSALLPSSRAATPLGVMLARIDVFGIWSIILLIIGFSFTYKITKTKAAAVTVGYWALGTIFAVLSVLLSMSFKPAG
- a CDS encoding ABC transporter ATP-binding protein; amino-acid sequence: MAIVETKDLTKIYGKGETAVTALNRVNLQIETGSFVAVMGPSGCGKSTLLHLIGGLDKPTSGIVVVDGHDLAKLNDTELTELRRRKIGFVFQYYNLIPVLSAQENAALPLILDGVKQSRALALAREWLSHVGLKDRINHKPSELSGGQQQRVAIARALVSEPVLILADEPTGNLDTRASDEIAVLLKHISKQWSRTVVIVTHDPRIAAYSDKIIFLKDGSIVDETQLSHKDPDEENAVRERMGRL
- a CDS encoding ABC transporter permease; protein product: MFTLKLAFRYLASRKTRSVLTTLAIIFGVMIIFGLNGLLPSFVKSFQQSIAISSGQVDLSITSDTQGSFDSTLVNKVLNISGIDQATPLLVRPIIIPPSQSPVNKEGQPVSNFKLNGIDPGTIDQVRPLRVKKGRALSHADNNRMLISNNLANATGLKVGDTFVLPSGTGQVEFSIVGLVDEPPIPGSENLYVPLKDAQDLLSQEGKINVIEAKFVDGAKREEVRKAVLDALDGGFKLGGVEEGSEFLASIKLGQAIFNVLGILALTMGGFIIFNTFRTIVAERRRDIAMLRAVGATRKMILGLILAESLLQGVIGTAIGMIAGYAMAVGVTAALRSLYVSMLHLPVGGPVFSPATYLAAIGLGIGVSVLSGLLPAFQAGRVSPLQVMWESAVETRDRAITKSVVVGAALIVIAVLGLISGNVELASLGAILFLIGLVLTGPALVKPISQVFGRLLVAVFTREGQIAKGNLTRHTRRSAITASAVMIGLAIIIAAVGMTTSVSSGYLAYLDKSMHADYILMPQSMLLGGGNVGAGPDLVKRIREVPGVDAVTTIRFAASKTGKADIQILGIDPAGYPTVSGLDFSSGNPDSAYSALAHGRAMIVNGIFASQNGIKVGQSLTLKTPQGLKTYRVAGVGMDYLNAKLATGYISQDNLKRDFNETADLLIMADRQEGSNKAEVRASLQHIVRSYPAFTLFSGEEFRENAMKMLNNAFLGIDMILLVLAIPSFIALLNTLGINVLERTREIGMLRAIGATRRQVGNLIVAESLLLSAIGIAFGIFSGLWLSYILVAGLEVNGLKFPYFFPYWGILLTIATGIILGVVAALGLSLIHITDPTRLRRIEQAD